A single region of the Pseudomonas mandelii genome encodes:
- the acs gene encoding acetate--CoA ligase, with protein sequence MSAASLYPVRPEVLANTLTDEATYKAMYQQSVVNPDGFWREQAKRLDWIKPFTTVKQTSFDDHHVDIKWFADGTLNVSYNCLDRHLAERGDQVAIIWEGDDPAESRNITYRELHEQVCKFANALRGQDVHRGDVVTIYMPMIPEAVVAMLACTRIGAIHSVVFGGFSPEALAGRIIDCKSKVVITADEGIRAGKKIPLKSNVDDALTNPETSSIQKVIVCKRTGGNIKWNQHRDIWYEDLMKVAGSVCAPKEMGAEEALFILYTSGSTGKPKGVQHTTGGYLLYAAMTHERVFDYRPGEIYWCTADVGWVTGHSYIVYGPLANGATTLLFEGVPNYPDITRVAKIVDKHKVNILYTAPTAIRAMMASGQAAVEGADGSSLRLLGSVGEPINPEAWDWYYKNVGKSRCPIVDTWWQTETGGNMMSPLPGAHALKPGSAARPFFGVVPALVDNLGNIIEGVAEGNLVILDSWPGQARTLYGDHDRFVDTYFKTFRGMYFTGDGARRDEDGYYWITGRVDDVLNVSGHRMGTAEIESAMVAHPKVAEAAVVGVPHDIKGQGIYVYVTLIAGEEPSEQLRLELKNWVRKEIGPIASPDVIQWAPGLPKTRSGKIMRRILRKIATAEYDGLGDISTLADPGVVQHLIDEHISINVA encoded by the coding sequence ATGAGTGCGGCTTCTCTGTATCCCGTTCGTCCCGAGGTTCTGGCCAATACGCTGACTGACGAGGCAACCTACAAAGCCATGTACCAGCAGTCGGTCGTCAACCCGGACGGCTTCTGGCGCGAGCAAGCCAAGCGCCTCGACTGGATCAAGCCTTTCACCACGGTGAAGCAAACCTCCTTCGACGATCACCATGTCGACATCAAATGGTTCGCCGACGGCACCCTCAACGTTTCCTACAACTGCCTCGACCGTCATCTGGCCGAGCGCGGCGATCAAGTCGCGATCATTTGGGAAGGGGATGACCCGGCCGAAAGCCGCAACATCACCTACCGCGAGCTGCACGAACAAGTCTGCAAGTTCGCCAACGCCTTGCGCGGCCAGGATGTGCATCGCGGCGACGTGGTGACTATCTATATGCCGATGATCCCCGAAGCCGTGGTCGCCATGCTGGCCTGCACCCGGATCGGCGCGATTCACTCGGTGGTGTTCGGTGGTTTCTCGCCGGAAGCCCTGGCCGGTCGCATCATCGACTGCAAATCCAAAGTGGTCATCACCGCTGACGAAGGCATTCGTGCCGGCAAGAAGATCCCGCTCAAGTCCAACGTCGATGACGCGCTGACCAACCCGGAAACCAGCAGCATCCAGAAAGTCATCGTGTGCAAGCGCACCGGTGGCAACATCAAGTGGAACCAGCATCGCGACATCTGGTACGAAGACCTGATGAAAGTGGCGGGCAGTGTCTGCGCGCCGAAAGAGATGGGCGCTGAAGAAGCGCTGTTCATCCTTTACACCTCCGGTTCGACTGGCAAGCCGAAGGGTGTGCAGCACACCACCGGCGGTTACTTGCTGTACGCCGCCATGACCCACGAGCGCGTGTTCGACTACCGCCCGGGCGAAATCTACTGGTGCACCGCCGACGTCGGCTGGGTCACTGGCCACAGCTATATCGTCTACGGCCCGCTGGCCAACGGCGCGACCACGCTGCTGTTCGAAGGCGTGCCGAACTACCCGGACATCACCCGGGTGGCGAAGATCGTCGACAAGCACAAGGTCAACATCCTCTACACCGCACCGACCGCGATACGCGCGATGATGGCGTCGGGTCAAGCCGCTGTTGAAGGTGCTGATGGCAGCAGTTTGCGCCTGTTGGGTTCGGTGGGTGAGCCGATCAACCCGGAAGCCTGGGACTGGTACTACAAGAATGTGGGCAAGTCCCGTTGCCCGATCGTCGACACCTGGTGGCAGACCGAAACCGGCGGCAACATGATGAGCCCGCTGCCGGGCGCCCACGCCCTCAAGCCGGGTTCGGCGGCACGTCCGTTCTTCGGTGTGGTGCCAGCGTTGGTCGACAACCTGGGCAACATCATCGAAGGCGTGGCCGAGGGCAACCTGGTGATTCTCGATTCGTGGCCAGGCCAGGCGCGCACGCTGTACGGCGACCATGACCGCTTCGTCGACACCTACTTCAAGACCTTCCGTGGCATGTACTTCACCGGTGACGGCGCACGTCGCGATGAAGACGGTTACTACTGGATCACCGGGCGTGTGGACGACGTGCTCAACGTGTCCGGCCACCGCATGGGTACTGCCGAGATCGAAAGCGCGATGGTTGCGCACCCGAAAGTTGCCGAAGCGGCCGTGGTTGGTGTGCCGCACGACATCAAGGGGCAGGGCATTTATGTCTACGTCACGTTGATCGCGGGTGAAGAGCCGAGCGAGCAACTGCGTCTGGAACTGAAAAACTGGGTGCGTAAAGAGATCGGTCCGATTGCTTCGCCGGACGTGATCCAGTGGGCACCGGGGCTGCCGAAAACCCGTTCGGGCAAGATCATGCGCCGGATCCTGCGCAAGATTGCGACTGCCGAATACGATGGGTTGGGTGATATCTCCACCCTGGCGGATCCGGGTGTGGTGCAGCATTTGATTGATGAGCACATATCAATAAACGTGGCCTAA
- a CDS encoding methyl-accepting chemotaxis protein, giving the protein MTEMASTAEDVARNAQTAAEAAIAANEETADGVALVSRSTGAIKRLAEEMDATGHAINELSTLSQSIESIVAVITSIADQTNLLALNAAIEAARAGESGRGFAVVADEVRSLASRTQQSTQEIREMIDQLQTGVKHAQVQMQQSRDTASKTAGDANAANDTLKRIREAIYRINDMNLQIAAAAEEQSATTEEINRNTTNIRDISLEVSGSADKQVRQCSVMVDHVGQQDKLLSRFRI; this is encoded by the coding sequence ATGACCGAGATGGCATCGACAGCCGAAGATGTCGCCCGTAACGCCCAAACCGCTGCCGAAGCGGCAATCGCTGCTAACGAGGAAACAGCGGACGGGGTTGCTCTGGTTTCCAGATCTACGGGGGCCATCAAGCGTTTGGCTGAAGAGATGGACGCCACAGGTCATGCGATCAATGAGTTGTCCACGCTCAGTCAAAGCATTGAGTCCATTGTGGCGGTTATCACCAGCATCGCCGACCAGACCAACCTTCTTGCACTCAATGCGGCCATCGAGGCGGCACGTGCCGGCGAATCGGGACGCGGATTTGCTGTGGTGGCTGATGAGGTGCGCTCACTGGCCTCGCGAACCCAGCAATCCACGCAGGAAATACGCGAGATGATCGACCAGTTGCAGACAGGCGTGAAACACGCCCAAGTGCAAATGCAGCAAAGCCGCGATACGGCTAGCAAGACTGCCGGGGATGCCAACGCAGCCAATGACACCCTGAAGCGCATACGTGAGGCCATTTATCGTATCAATGACATGAACCTGCAGATCGCCGCGGCGGCTGAAGAACAAAGCGCCACGACCGAAGAAATCAATCGCAACACGACCAATATCCGCGATATCAGTCTTGAGGTATCCGGCAGTGCGGACAAACAGGTTCGTCAATGTTCAGTGATGGTGGACCACGTCGGCCAGCAGGACAAACTGCTCAGTCGTTTCAGGATTTGA
- the exaC gene encoding acetaldehyde dehydrogenase ExaC → MNYAHPGTPGSIVSFKSRYGNYIGGEFVAPVKGQYFTNTSPVNGQPIAEFPRSTAEDIDKALDAAHAAAYAWGATSAQARSLVLLKIADRIEQNLEVLAITESWDNGKAVRETLNADIPLAADHFRYFAGCIRAQEGSAAEIDGNTVAYHIHEPLGVVGQIIPWNFPILMAAWKLAPALAAGNCVVLKPAEQTPLGITVLMELIGDLLPPGVLNVVQGFGKEAGEALATSKRIAKIAFTGSTPVGSHIMKCAAENIIPSTVELGGKSPNIFFEDIMKAEPSFIEKAAEGLVLAFFNQGEVCTCPSRALVQESIYDDFMKVVMKKVLSIKRGDPLDTDTMVGAQASEQQFDKILSYLEIAKGEGAELLTGGKVEKLEGNLATGYYIQPTLLKGTNKMRVFQEEIFGPVVSITTFKDEAEALAIANDTEFGLGAGLWTRDINRAYRMGRAIKAGRVWTNCYHLYPAHAAFGGYKKSGVGRETHKMMLDHYQQTKNLLVSYDINPLGFF, encoded by the coding sequence ATGAACTACGCCCACCCTGGTACTCCCGGTTCCATAGTTTCCTTCAAGTCCCGTTACGGTAACTACATCGGCGGCGAGTTCGTCGCGCCTGTCAAAGGTCAGTACTTCACCAATACCTCGCCCGTGAATGGCCAACCGATTGCCGAATTCCCGCGCTCCACGGCCGAAGACATCGACAAAGCCCTGGACGCCGCCCACGCCGCTGCCTATGCCTGGGGCGCCACGTCCGCCCAGGCGCGCTCGCTGGTGCTGCTGAAAATCGCCGACCGCATTGAACAGAACCTGGAAGTTCTGGCAATCACCGAATCCTGGGACAACGGCAAAGCCGTGCGTGAAACCCTCAACGCCGACATCCCGCTGGCCGCCGACCATTTCCGCTACTTCGCCGGTTGCATCCGCGCCCAGGAAGGCAGCGCCGCCGAGATCGATGGCAACACCGTGGCCTATCACATCCACGAACCGCTGGGCGTGGTCGGGCAGATCATCCCGTGGAACTTCCCGATCCTGATGGCCGCCTGGAAACTCGCCCCGGCCCTGGCCGCCGGTAACTGCGTGGTGCTCAAGCCTGCCGAGCAAACCCCGCTGGGCATTACCGTGCTGATGGAGCTCATCGGCGACCTGCTGCCGCCGGGCGTGCTGAACGTCGTTCAAGGCTTCGGCAAAGAAGCCGGCGAAGCCCTGGCCACCAGCAAACGCATCGCCAAGATCGCCTTCACCGGCTCGACCCCGGTCGGCTCGCACATCATGAAATGCGCCGCCGAAAACATCATTCCGTCCACCGTGGAGCTGGGTGGCAAGTCGCCGAACATCTTCTTCGAAGACATCATGAAGGCCGAACCTTCCTTCATCGAAAAAGCCGCTGAAGGCCTGGTGCTGGCGTTCTTCAACCAGGGCGAAGTCTGCACCTGCCCTTCCCGCGCGCTGGTGCAGGAGTCGATCTACGACGACTTCATGAAAGTGGTGATGAAGAAAGTGCTGTCGATCAAACGTGGCGACCCGCTGGACACCGACACCATGGTTGGCGCCCAGGCGTCCGAGCAGCAATTCGACAAAATCCTGTCGTACCTGGAAATCGCCAAGGGCGAAGGCGCCGAGCTGCTGACCGGCGGCAAGGTGGAAAAACTCGAGGGCAACCTGGCGACCGGGTATTACATCCAGCCGACCCTGCTCAAGGGCACCAACAAAATGCGCGTGTTCCAGGAAGAAATCTTTGGCCCGGTGGTGAGCATCACCACCTTCAAGGACGAAGCCGAAGCCCTGGCCATCGCCAACGACACCGAGTTCGGCCTGGGTGCCGGCCTCTGGACCCGCGACATCAACCGCGCCTATCGCATGGGCCGCGCCATCAAGGCCGGTCGTGTGTGGACCAACTGCTACCACCTGTACCCGGCGCATGCCGCGTTCGGTGGTTACAAGAAGTCCGGCGTCGGCCGTGAAACCCACAAGATGATGCTCGATCACTATCAGCAGACCAAAAACCTGCTGGTGAGCTACGACATCAATCCGTTGGGCTTCTTCTAA
- the phnX gene encoding phosphonoacetaldehyde hydrolase codes for MDYKQPSQLQAVVLDWAGTVVDFGSFAPTQIFVEAFAEFGVAVALQEARGPMGMGKWDHIRTLCNEPQIADRYHAAFGRLPTDDDVTALYERFMPLQIEKIALHSALIPGALDTINGLRDKGLKIGSCSGYPAVVMEKVVELARKNGYVTDHVVATDEVPNGRPHPAQALANVIALGISDVAACVKVDDTWPGILEGRSAGMWTVALTCSGNALGLTYEEFKDLSLEELAEERARIVKMFEGSRPHYLIDTIVDLPAVIEDINARLARGETPQGS; via the coding sequence ATGGACTACAAACAACCTTCCCAACTGCAAGCTGTGGTTTTGGACTGGGCGGGCACCGTCGTTGATTTCGGTTCGTTCGCACCGACCCAGATTTTCGTCGAAGCCTTTGCCGAGTTCGGCGTTGCGGTTGCCCTGCAAGAAGCTCGCGGACCGATGGGCATGGGCAAGTGGGACCACATCCGCACGCTGTGCAACGAGCCACAGATTGCCGACCGCTACCATGCCGCCTTCGGTCGGTTGCCAACCGATGATGATGTCACCGCCCTCTACGAACGCTTCATGCCGCTGCAGATCGAAAAGATCGCGCTGCACTCGGCGCTGATTCCTGGTGCGCTCGACACCATCAACGGCTTGCGCGACAAGGGCCTGAAAATCGGTTCCTGCTCAGGCTACCCGGCTGTGGTCATGGAGAAAGTCGTAGAGCTGGCGCGCAAGAACGGTTATGTCACCGACCACGTGGTGGCGACTGACGAAGTGCCCAATGGACGCCCGCACCCTGCTCAAGCCTTGGCCAACGTGATTGCGCTGGGGATTAGCGACGTCGCCGCGTGCGTAAAGGTCGATGACACCTGGCCCGGCATTCTGGAAGGTCGTAGTGCGGGCATGTGGACCGTGGCGCTGACCTGCTCCGGCAATGCATTGGGCCTGACCTATGAAGAGTTCAAGGATTTATCCCTGGAGGAATTGGCCGAGGAACGCGCGCGCATCGTCAAGATGTTCGAAGGTTCCCGCCCGCACTACCTGATCGACACCATCGTTGATTTGCCGGCGGTCATCGAAGACATCAATGCCCGTCTGGCACGTGGCGAAACCCCTCAGGGCTCTTGA
- a CDS encoding MFS transporter codes for MNKNATSPLATGWKSLQRWRVQIFLITWVAYAAFYFTRKAFSVAKLGIGEDPNFILEKSMMANLDALYLTAYAVGQFLWGNFSDRFGPRVVVLSGLVISALAALLMGTYATLPIFASCMLIQGLAQSTGWSGLCKNVGSFFSTGERGRVLGYWSTCYAFGGLVATPFAGWWAYNQYHDWRIAFISSAVVVLVVAVLFFFLQRNQPEDVGLPPVEIEIEPVSKVAVPRESMWAGLRTVMKNRTVLVLGLAYFMLKPARYAILLWGPVIIYERMPEIGKVASAIVPTAFELAGLAGPILIGIASDKYFGARRMPACVLSLVLLTICLALFVPAMQSGSLYMVVGLLFMMGLTLYGPDSMMSGSAAIDFGSKDGAASAAGFVNGCGSIGAVLGGLLPGYFDTTTIFLVFTVAALLASLMLIPFWNSRPKTVESKELASTPVQPVIVGTNS; via the coding sequence ATGAACAAGAATGCTACAAGTCCTCTCGCAACCGGCTGGAAATCGCTCCAGCGTTGGCGCGTGCAAATTTTCCTCATCACCTGGGTGGCCTATGCCGCCTTCTACTTTACCCGCAAGGCGTTTTCTGTCGCCAAACTGGGTATTGGCGAAGACCCGAACTTCATCCTCGAAAAGTCCATGATGGCCAATCTGGATGCCCTCTACCTTACCGCGTATGCAGTAGGACAGTTTCTTTGGGGCAACTTCTCTGACCGCTTCGGCCCGAGGGTCGTGGTACTTAGCGGGCTCGTCATTTCCGCGTTAGCTGCGCTACTTATGGGCACTTACGCCACCTTACCGATTTTCGCCTCCTGCATGTTAATCCAGGGCCTGGCTCAGTCCACCGGTTGGTCTGGCCTGTGCAAGAACGTCGGTAGTTTTTTCAGCACTGGCGAACGCGGCCGCGTACTGGGTTACTGGAGCACCTGCTACGCCTTCGGGGGTCTGGTAGCAACACCGTTTGCCGGTTGGTGGGCTTATAACCAGTACCATGACTGGCGCATAGCGTTCATCAGCAGCGCCGTGGTGGTACTGGTTGTAGCGGTATTGTTCTTTTTCCTGCAGCGCAACCAGCCAGAAGATGTCGGCCTGCCTCCCGTCGAGATCGAAATAGAACCCGTCAGCAAGGTCGCAGTTCCGCGCGAAAGTATGTGGGCTGGCTTGCGCACGGTGATGAAAAATCGAACTGTGCTGGTGCTTGGCCTCGCGTATTTCATGCTCAAGCCAGCGCGCTACGCGATCCTCCTGTGGGGGCCAGTCATTATCTACGAACGGATGCCCGAGATTGGCAAAGTGGCATCCGCAATCGTTCCAACGGCTTTTGAACTAGCGGGTCTGGCAGGTCCGATCCTCATCGGTATCGCATCAGACAAGTACTTCGGTGCTCGTCGTATGCCGGCCTGTGTCCTTAGCCTGGTTCTTCTCACCATTTGCCTTGCGCTGTTCGTCCCCGCCATGCAGAGCGGAAGTCTTTACATGGTGGTTGGCCTGCTATTCATGATGGGCCTGACACTCTACGGGCCGGATTCGATGATGAGCGGCTCGGCTGCCATTGATTTCGGCAGTAAGGACGGTGCGGCTTCCGCCGCAGGTTTCGTCAACGGTTGCGGTTCGATAGGGGCGGTCCTCGGCGGCCTGTTACCCGGATATTTCGACACCACCACCATATTCCTGGTGTTCACCGTCGCGGCGCTGCTGGCCAGCTTGATGTTGATTCCATTTTGGAACAGTCGCCCGAAAACGGTGGAAAGCAAGGAGCTGGCCTCAACTCCAGTGCAACCGGTCATTGTCGGCACCAACTCCTGA
- a CDS encoding 2-aminoethylphosphonate--pyruvate transaminase, whose amino-acid sequence MTKAEFPTTQALATPALGEPYLLTPGPLTTSKATKEAMLRDWGSWDVSFNQVTAEVRQNLLSMAGIKDDSFVCVPLQGSGSYSVEAALATAIPRDGKALVLMNGAYGQRATKTLEYLGRAFITLDKGDYLPPQPEEVDALLRDNPDVTNVFLVHCETSSGILNPLRQIADVVNAHGKSLIIDAMSSFGAVPLAVDEIPFDVVVSSANKCIEGIPGFGFVIIRRSVIEAAKGRANSLSLDLYEQWVYMERTGQWRFTPPTHSVVAFHKALEQHTAEGGVHGRLARYTRNRDVLVTGMRELGFRTLLEDRWLSPIITTFFSPEHPNFEFKRFYDELKARQFIIYPGKLTVAESFRIGCIGQIDEYIVHQLLRAIADSLVAMNVDMQQPTG is encoded by the coding sequence ATGACCAAAGCTGAATTCCCGACCACACAAGCGCTGGCTACTCCAGCCTTGGGTGAACCTTACCTGCTGACGCCAGGCCCGTTGACCACGTCCAAAGCCACCAAGGAAGCGATGCTGCGCGACTGGGGTTCATGGGATGTTTCCTTCAATCAAGTCACTGCTGAAGTTCGCCAGAACTTGCTCAGCATGGCAGGCATAAAGGACGACAGCTTCGTCTGCGTGCCTTTGCAAGGCAGCGGCAGCTATTCGGTGGAGGCTGCTTTAGCCACTGCCATCCCTCGAGACGGCAAAGCGCTTGTATTAATGAATGGCGCCTATGGCCAACGCGCCACCAAGACCCTGGAGTATCTGGGTCGCGCGTTTATCACCCTGGACAAAGGGGATTACTTGCCGCCCCAGCCCGAGGAAGTGGACGCCCTGCTCAGGGATAACCCGGACGTCACCAACGTCTTCCTCGTCCATTGCGAAACCAGCTCCGGCATTCTCAATCCGCTGCGCCAAATTGCCGATGTGGTGAATGCGCATGGCAAGAGCCTGATCATCGATGCGATGAGCTCCTTCGGAGCTGTGCCATTGGCGGTCGATGAAATACCTTTCGACGTGGTGGTGTCTTCTGCCAACAAATGCATCGAGGGTATTCCGGGGTTCGGTTTCGTTATCATCCGTCGCTCCGTGATCGAGGCCGCCAAAGGCCGCGCCAATTCACTCAGCCTCGACCTTTACGAGCAGTGGGTTTACATGGAGCGCACTGGCCAATGGCGTTTCACGCCACCGACCCACAGCGTGGTAGCGTTCCATAAAGCCTTGGAGCAACACACTGCCGAAGGCGGCGTGCATGGCCGGTTGGCGCGCTACACCCGCAATCGCGATGTACTCGTCACCGGCATGCGCGAACTTGGCTTTAGAACATTGCTTGAGGACCGTTGGCTGTCGCCAATCATCACCACGTTCTTCAGTCCAGAACATCCAAATTTTGAGTTCAAACGGTTCTACGATGAACTCAAAGCCCGTCAGTTCATCATCTACCCCGGCAAACTGACGGTAGCCGAAAGTTTCCGTATTGGCTGTATCGGCCAGATCGACGAATACATCGTCCACCAGTTGCTGCGCGCCATCGCCGACAGTCTTGTAGCGATGAACGTCGACATGCAACAGCCGACAGGCTGA
- a CDS encoding FAD-dependent oxidoreductase has protein sequence MRPYWLDQALKTQPDSPCPPLRQNTRADVCIVGGGYTGLWTAIMLKEQNPELDVVIVEADICGAGASGRNGGCALSWSAKYFTLERLFGVEEAIRLVKESEQSIYAIGSFCEKYAVDADYRLDGTLYTATNRAQVGSTDGVIAALERNGINSFSKCALADVQRMAGSTRHVEGWFSPAAASVQPGKLVRGLRRVAMELGVRIYEGSPMTGLEEGLPTIVNTPNGKVTCDRVVLAMNAWMARAFPQFSRSVAIVSSDMIITEPRPDLLERIGLTSGVTVLDSRIFVHYYHNTPDGRIMLGKGGNTFAYGGRILPVFDQPSPYKGLLRNTLAEFFPDFANVGIAATWNGPSDRSVTGLPFFGRMGASGNIFYGFGYSGSGVGPCHMGGKILSSLVLGMDNPWTRSPLVQGPLGHFPPEPIRYLGSLMVRNAIRRKEHAEDHNLRPRRLDVRLAKFAAAAGKSDKG, from the coding sequence ATGCGCCCCTACTGGCTCGATCAGGCCCTGAAAACTCAACCCGACTCGCCCTGCCCGCCGCTGCGGCAGAACACCCGCGCCGATGTCTGCATTGTCGGTGGTGGTTACACCGGTTTGTGGACCGCGATCATGCTCAAAGAACAGAATCCCGAGCTGGACGTGGTCATCGTCGAAGCCGACATCTGCGGTGCCGGTGCCAGTGGGCGCAACGGCGGCTGTGCACTGTCCTGGTCGGCCAAGTACTTCACCCTGGAACGCTTGTTCGGCGTCGAGGAGGCAATACGCCTGGTCAAGGAATCGGAGCAGAGCATTTACGCCATCGGCAGCTTTTGCGAGAAGTACGCGGTTGATGCCGATTACCGTCTCGATGGCACGCTTTACACGGCGACTAACCGCGCTCAGGTCGGTTCGACCGACGGGGTGATCGCCGCGCTGGAGCGCAATGGCATCAACTCTTTCTCCAAATGCGCGCTAGCTGACGTACAGCGTATGGCGGGTTCAACCCGACACGTGGAAGGCTGGTTCTCGCCTGCGGCAGCCAGTGTGCAACCGGGCAAGCTGGTGCGTGGTCTGCGTCGAGTCGCAATGGAGTTGGGTGTGCGCATCTACGAAGGCTCGCCGATGACCGGTTTGGAAGAGGGGCTGCCCACCATCGTCAACACGCCGAACGGGAAAGTGACCTGCGATCGTGTCGTGTTGGCGATGAACGCCTGGATGGCCCGTGCTTTTCCACAGTTCTCGCGGTCGGTAGCCATCGTCTCCAGCGACATGATTATTACTGAGCCACGACCTGACCTGCTCGAGCGCATAGGCCTGACCAGCGGGGTCACCGTGCTCGACTCACGTATCTTCGTGCATTACTACCACAACACTCCGGACGGCCGGATCATGCTCGGCAAAGGTGGCAATACCTTCGCTTACGGCGGGCGCATCCTGCCCGTATTCGACCAGCCTTCGCCCTACAAAGGATTGTTGCGCAACACCCTTGCGGAGTTCTTCCCGGACTTTGCCAATGTCGGCATCGCCGCCACCTGGAATGGCCCGTCCGATCGCTCCGTCACCGGGCTACCGTTCTTCGGTCGCATGGGCGCTAGCGGCAACATCTTTTATGGCTTCGGCTATTCCGGCAGCGGCGTCGGCCCGTGTCATATGGGAGGGAAAATCCTCTCATCGCTGGTGTTGGGGATGGACAACCCATGGACACGCTCGCCGCTGGTGCAAGGTCCACTCGGCCATTTCCCACCGGAGCCGATCCGTTACCTGGGCTCACTGATGGTGCGCAACGCCATTCGCCGCAAGGAGCACGCCGAGGACCACAACCTGCGCCCCCGTCGACTGGATGTGCGTCTGGCGAAATTCGCCGCGGCGGCTGGCAAGTCAGACAAGGGCTAA
- a CDS encoding RidA family protein gives MEIERFTALKRRSDMVRYDNHLYIGGQVASDLRGDIEEQTREVLAGIEQLLLSAGSSRKQVLSVRILLAHREDYAGLNKVWDAFFPEGHAPTRACTLADLIDPGWRVEMIVVAACG, from the coding sequence ATGGAAATCGAACGTTTCACAGCCCTAAAACGCCGCTCGGACATGGTCCGGTACGACAACCACCTCTATATCGGAGGCCAGGTTGCCAGCGACCTCAGGGGCGATATCGAGGAGCAGACCCGCGAGGTGCTCGCCGGTATCGAGCAGCTATTGCTCAGTGCCGGCAGCAGCCGCAAGCAGGTGCTTTCGGTGCGTATCCTGCTCGCCCATCGCGAGGACTATGCAGGGCTCAACAAAGTCTGGGACGCGTTCTTTCCCGAAGGCCATGCCCCCACACGAGCTTGCACCCTGGCGGATTTGATCGACCCCGGTTGGCGCGTGGAAATGATCGTGGTCGCCGCGTGCGGCTGA
- a CDS encoding LysR substrate-binding domain-containing protein: protein MTISHTQLKAFHAVAINGSFTRAAEQLCLSQPAVSDQVRKLEDYYGVMVFYRDKRLVRLTEVGERLFGLTRRLFDISVDAHDMLMDYRTLSTGTLNLAVDAPVHVLPYVARFCSRYPGIDVKIETANTDEVLQRLFGHQADIALLGRNIEDDRLLSLPLRSDPMLAFVALDHPWAQRESISLGDLHDTPLVLREKGSVTRLCLEEEMATAGLRIRKAIEVEGREAAREAVAIGMGVGVVSATELGFDSRLRGLPIVDSQRRFTETLVCLRAQSSRRILTTFFEMVRERLAE from the coding sequence ATGACGATTTCCCATACTCAACTCAAGGCGTTCCACGCTGTCGCTATCAACGGAAGTTTTACCCGCGCGGCAGAGCAGCTCTGCCTGTCTCAACCGGCGGTGTCCGACCAGGTTCGCAAGCTTGAGGATTACTACGGGGTGATGGTGTTCTACCGCGACAAGCGTCTGGTACGCCTGACTGAAGTGGGCGAGCGGTTGTTCGGCCTGACCCGGCGCTTGTTTGATATCAGTGTCGATGCCCACGACATGCTGATGGACTACCGCACCCTGTCCACGGGAACCTTGAACCTCGCTGTGGATGCGCCGGTGCATGTGCTGCCCTATGTCGCACGCTTTTGCAGTCGTTATCCCGGTATCGATGTGAAGATTGAAACCGCCAATACCGATGAAGTGTTGCAGCGGTTGTTCGGCCATCAGGCCGACATTGCTCTGCTGGGGCGCAATATCGAAGACGACCGACTGCTGTCGCTGCCCCTGCGTAGCGATCCGATGCTCGCGTTCGTCGCGCTTGACCATCCCTGGGCGCAACGCGAATCCATCAGCCTTGGCGATCTGCACGACACGCCGCTGGTCCTGCGCGAAAAAGGCTCAGTGACGCGCCTGTGCCTGGAGGAAGAGATGGCAACCGCGGGCTTGCGCATCCGCAAGGCGATCGAAGTGGAAGGCCGTGAAGCCGCGCGCGAAGCCGTGGCGATAGGTATGGGCGTAGGTGTTGTCTCGGCGACCGAGCTTGGCTTCGACTCGCGGCTTCGCGGGTTGCCAATCGTCGATAGTCAGCGACGCTTCACCGAGACACTGGTTTGCCTGCGTGCACAGAGTTCCCGGCGCATCCTGACGACCTTTTTTGAGATGGTTCGAGAGAGATTGGCTGAATGA